The Musa acuminata AAA Group cultivar baxijiao chromosome BXJ1-8, Cavendish_Baxijiao_AAA, whole genome shotgun sequence genomic sequence AGGCCATCTATGCGAGAAGTTGTACTGATGTTAATGGAGTCTAAAGAGAAAGCTAGGGGCCTTCCATCCTCCACAGATTCTGATCACTCTGTGAAGAAAGACCAGTCATAGTGTATttatattttacattcatcaaaattATATGTTCACTCTGATATATACTTTTTAAATAGCCCTCCTCAGTTCCCATCTTGTATGCAATAACTACTCATTACATCTCAAAATTTTTACTCACAAAATCCGAAGGTGAAACTTAGTATGATCCAGATCGTCTTGTTTGCCAGTTAGCGTGATTTTGGAAGCCAAACGGATGAAAAGAGCTGCTAAAGCTAAAGCCAAACGTATACTTCTTTGATGATACTTCAGCGTAAACATTGTAATTAAGTTTATTTAGTCTGTACCTAGTTTCgtcttttctttttttcgaaACCATGATACTTCAAGGTGATTTAGTTTGTAAACCAGAAATTATTTCTTCTAGTGTTGTTTGAACAAGTTTTGTACCTTTTGCTTGTTGCTTATGATCTTGCAGAGAACTTTGATGTGCCATTAAACTTGTATCTATCGAATACAGTTTTCGGCACTTCGACTTGTTTGTTATTCGAGCAAATGAACTCGACAACGAAACTTACCTCTTGGTTTACATTCAGAGAAATTTCATTGTTTTTCTGATGGTGTCTTGATTTTGAGTGGAACTCCATTTAGccattatattcatgaaatgtatgAATTGTGTGCTCTGCAGTATTTTACCAGGAAATTAATACAGTGGCATCATGAGTTGTCATACTGAGTTTAGACTTCAACTACAAAGTCATTCCAAGTGTAATTTGATGGTTGTGGTGGCTCTCTCTTTGAACAAGTTAAACTTAATCAGATCAAGTTAGATTAGGTTACTATGAACAGAGAAAGCTAATCCCACCGTGTCGACTTAAACTAGGAATATTGGATCACTATGAACACTTACCCTCGCGCTCGTGATATGGTAAGTTGCTCACCTTCCACATCTATCATTTGGTTGTAGAAATGTCTTTGGTACTACAATGCAAATTACATGCACATCGATCAACGTATTTGCTAATATTAACATTGCCTGAAGCTTCTTGACGCTGCAgatgtataaatcaataagaatgAGCTTCTAACTATCTATTTTCTAAATAACATATAGACATGCTATTGATGCAATAATTCAACGTGTTCCAGTGATCAAGCCACGTTGATCTCACCAATGCACGGCCACGTCCACCGGTCTCCATCGATGGTGTCCACCCACCGGCAGGTACGCGGTAAGCATGACAGAAACATGGTCTTTGTTCCCGCGGCTTCGGTCACGGCGACGCCAACAACTAATTGGCGGAGAACAATGTAATATCTTTTGTCGTTTTATGAGCTTTGACTTTGACTTGTCGACGTCTTTCTGATTAGTAGGTCACCGACGTGGTAACCTTAACGAGATAGCTGGATGCCACCGTCCTATTCCAGAAGGTACCACGGCAACATTTTCTGATGTAGAGAACGCGTCCCTAACTTACCGTCTCACTCGTCGGTGGCCTTTGTGGTCTCCACACACTCGGTCGTTGGTACGTTAAACGGGTGCCGAGAACGGGTAGTTCGAATATTGTGGTTTCAAGACGGGCAGTGGTTTCGGTACCCGCGACGAACTACCTGACGGACCCACCGACCTCGTGATTTGGACTCAGCAATTGGCCCACCATGTCGTCCAATCGTACGGCTAGTACCCCAGCCAAAAGTTCCCCCGGCGCATAAAGCATCCATGCCGTGTGGAAGGTCGGCAGCGGTGATGCTTCGGTAAGCGCGATACGTCAGCCATCGGGTGGTTCCTCGCCACGTGTCCCGCTTCGGTCACGGAGTCGATGGCGTAACGGCGTAAAATTTCCATACGTCCGGGCCCGTGAGTCGGAAATTGTGCTGGAAACGTGGCGAGGGGAAACCGACACGTAGCTCGGTGCGTCCGACGTGGCTGGGGAGCAACCGGCCACCGACTGAGACGGACCGGCGCAGCGTTCTAGAATGCGCCGATGCCGGCCCTTTTCCACGGGCGACTTCGTGAGGCCAACTCCGGTTGTCGCCTTCCCGAGATTCCGGTTGTGGGTGGGCAAGAATAAAGCCCTCTCCTTCCCTCTCGTCGCGGCATATATATCTCTGTGAGTTCCCCGCACCCTATCTCTCCTCATTTCCTCCTCTTCGATTACAAGATGCTCTTCCATACCTCCATCGAAATCTGTGTTCTCCAGCTCTCTCTCAATGCTTGTTGGTGTAAATTAAATTGAGCGgttgttttcttttttcccttCCTATTGGGATTTGGGAGCGTCACATGGGACTCAAATTTCATGACAATCCCGATCTAGGTTTTGTAATTTTAGTGTTCTGAAATCGATATGTGCTTTACCCAATGCGCaaattttgagtttttttagCGGAGATTTGTTGTTGACGGCTCTAGAGACTGGTGGGTGATAGTTCCTCTTCTCGCATTTTGGATTTGGGGGAGGGCACAGATAACTGGGTCTGCACTTCTCAATTTGATGAGAGTTTATTCGATAGAGATCGATCAATTAAGCTGAATTTGGGCTGGAATTTGATGAGACGGCGGTCGTTAGAGTCCAACCATCACGAGGAGATGGAGAAGGCCAACGGCAAGCCTCCACCATCTCGGCTCTGCTTCTTGGCCACCCTATCGGCCATGTTCTGGATCATGATCTTCTACTTCCATTTCACTGTTCTCAGCAGCAACCCTATCGGCAAACCGGAGCAACCCGTTCCCTTCTCCGTTTCGGCCCAACCCCAGCGGATTTCGGAAGCATATGAAGCGTTTGAACTGCCCAAAATGAAGGCACCGCCGAGATCAAAGCCATCGGATACTCGTCAAGCACCAGAGGCATTCCCCTTCACCCGGGCCCTCCGGACCATCGAGAATAAGAGCGATCCGTGCGGTGGGAGGTACATCTACGTCCATGACCTCCCCTCGCGGTTCAATGCCGACATGCTCCGAGATTGCAAGAACTTGAGCCTTTGGACCAACATGTGCAAATTCACAAGCAATGCTGGTCTGGGGCCTCCGCTTGAGAATGCTGAAGGGGTCTTCTCAAACACCGGATGGTATGCCACCAATCAATTCGCGGTGGATGTGATCTTCAACAACCGGATGAAGCAGTACGAGTGCCTGACCAAGGATTCATCCATTGCCGCAGCTATTTTCGTGCCCTTCTATGCTGGTTTTGACATAGCTCGATATCTTTGGGGATACAATATCTCAGTCAGGGATGCTGCATCTCTCGATTTGGTTGATTGGCTCATGAAGAGGCCTGAGTGGAACGTGATGGGGGGAAGGGACCATTTCTTGGTGGCTGGGAGGATCACTTGGGATTTCAGGAGATTGACAGATTCTGAAACGGATTGGGGGAATAAGCTTCTGTTCTTGCCAGCTGCAAGAAATATGTCCATGCTGGTTGTGGAGGCAAGCCCATGGAATGCTAATGATTTTGGGGTACCATATCCTACTTACTTTCATCCAGCAAAGGATGGTGATGTTTTCCTTTGGCAGGACCGGATGAGGAAGTTGGAGCGGAAGTATCTATTCTCATTTGCAGGTGCGCCACGGCCTGATAATCCAATATCAATCAGAGGGCAGATAATAGATCAGTGCAAAAAGTCCAAGGTATGTAAGTTGTTGGAGTGTGATTTTGGAGAGAGCAAGTGTCACTCCCCAAGCAGCATAATGCAGATGTTCCAGAGTTCCTTGTTTTGCTTACAACCTCAGGGAGATTCATATACAAGGAGATCAGCTTTTGACTCCATGTTGGCTGGTTGCATACCTGTTTTCTTCCATCCTGGTTCTGCTT encodes the following:
- the LOC135587467 gene encoding xyloglucan galactosyltransferase KATAMARI1 homolog yields the protein MRRRSLESNHHEEMEKANGKPPPSRLCFLATLSAMFWIMIFYFHFTVLSSNPIGKPEQPVPFSVSAQPQRISEAYEAFELPKMKAPPRSKPSDTRQAPEAFPFTRALRTIENKSDPCGGRYIYVHDLPSRFNADMLRDCKNLSLWTNMCKFTSNAGLGPPLENAEGVFSNTGWYATNQFAVDVIFNNRMKQYECLTKDSSIAAAIFVPFYAGFDIARYLWGYNISVRDAASLDLVDWLMKRPEWNVMGGRDHFLVAGRITWDFRRLTDSETDWGNKLLFLPAARNMSMLVVEASPWNANDFGVPYPTYFHPAKDGDVFLWQDRMRKLERKYLFSFAGAPRPDNPISIRGQIIDQCKKSKVCKLLECDFGESKCHSPSSIMQMFQSSLFCLQPQGDSYTRRSAFDSMLAGCIPVFFHPGSAYIQYTWHLPRNYSTYSVFIPEDDIRKQNVSIEERLKQIPPDVVEIMRERVISLIPKLIYADPRSKLETLKDAFDVAVQAVINKVTKLRRDVIEGREDKDFIEENSWKYALLEDGQQTVGPHEWDPFFSKPKDGNGESGTISAEAAKKSWKNEQRSQA